In Mangifera indica cultivar Alphonso chromosome 1, CATAS_Mindica_2.1, whole genome shotgun sequence, a single genomic region encodes these proteins:
- the LOC123219692 gene encoding PRA1 family protein B4-like, translating to MASSAPPILPISTNQPTAATATSAQSQPPIATPAFRALITHLSDSLRNGVAQRRPWSELVDRSAFSKPESFSEATLRIRKNYSYFRVNYLSILAIVLAVSLVTNPFSLLMLVGLLASWIFLYLFRPADQPLVVFGRTYSDRETLGILVVLSVVVIFLTSVGSVLISALMVGTALICAHGAFRVPEDLFLDEQETPATGFLSFLGGAASNAAAAAAPAARV from the coding sequence ATGGCTTCTTCAGCACCCCCGATTCTCCCCATCTCCACCAACCAACCCACCGCCGCAACAGCCACCTCCGCTCAGTCCCAGCCCCCGATCGCTACCCCCGCTTTCCGCGCCCTAATCACCCACCTCTCCGATTCCCTTCGCAATGGCGTCGCCCAGCGCCGTCCTTGGTCCGAACTCGTTGATCGTTCTGCCTTCTCCAAACCCGAATCATTCTCCGAAGCCACTCTTCGGATCCGAAAAAACTACTCATACTTTCGCGTGAATTACCTTTCTATCCTGGCCATTGTATTGGCTGTTTCTCTTGTAACAAATCCTTTCTCTCTGTTAATGCTCGTTGGTCTTCTCGCTTCGTGGATTTTCCTCTACCTGTTTCGTCCGGCTGATCAGCCGCTTGTCGTATTTGGCCGTACGTATAGCGACCGTGAGACTCTTGGGATCTTGGTTGTTCTGAGTGTGGTCGTGATCTTCCTTACCAGCGTCGGATCTGTTTTGATATCCGCTTTAATGGTTGGAACGGCTTTAATCTGTGCTCATGGTGCGTTCAGGGTTCCTGAAGATCTGTTCTTGGACGAACAAGAGACTCCCGCCACTGGGTTCTTGTCCTTCCTTGGTGGAGCTGCCTCCAACGCCGCCGCTGCCGCTGCCCCTGCCGCACGCGTTTAA
- the LOC123219701 gene encoding macrophage migration inhibitory factor homolog isoform X1, giving the protein MPCLNLSTNVNLDGVDTSSILSEATSTVASIIGKPEAYVMVVLKGSVPIAFGGTEQPAAYGELVSIGGLSPDVNKKLSGAIAAILEKKLSVPKNRYFLKFYDSKAHQSQEYAQCLHALHQH; this is encoded by the exons ATGCCTTGCTTGAACCTTTCAACTAACGTTAACCTTGATGGCGTCGACACGTCGTCTATCCTCTCTGAGGCCACCTCCACCGTCGCCAGCATTATCGGCAAACCTGAGGCC TATGTGATGGTTGTGTTGAAGGGATCAGTACCTATAGCATTTGGAGGAACTGAGCAGCCAGCTGCTTACGGTGAATTGGTGTCCATTGGTGGTCTTTCCCCTGATGTGAACAAGAAACTAAGTGGTGCGATTGCCGCAATCCTTGAGAAGAAGTTGTCAGTGCCCAAAAATCGATATTTCCTCAAATTCTATGATTCCAAG GCCCATCAAAGCCAAGAATATGCACAGTGTTTGCATGCTTTACACCAGCACTAG
- the LOC123219677 gene encoding uncharacterized protein LOC123219677 has product MEDLQLQKIAISGPTLASMIQRFSSSPGDVDGFVFGHVTQIITLSDDTSASQLTATITSFLCSGSPLSFYDALGGVNSPKVSAHNQHNHLLGWFSGRRQSALRPSMREFSVTNSLSKIPQYKFSIKNSSETLIPCVFILFTTPLTDQLIHTHQYRAYQFNTSNKSFHAKSLDVVNIGPAFRGHYDNFAPNCALPLMNCSAMDEESLNAKKEKENDQKQLDLCTEGFRIEELKRLLGPEAANYTEALQDLYEKMLAKANMLAQLVESSSAKVFELENNNRKLRYKVSRSAAVE; this is encoded by the exons ATGGAAGACCTTCAGTTGCAAAAAATAGCAATATCAGGTCCGACACTTGCGTCCATGATCCAGCGGTTCTCCTCTTCCCCTGGCGACGTGGACGGCTTCGTCTTTGGCCACGTCACGCAAATCATCACGCTCTCCGACGACACCTCCGCCTCCCAACTCACTGCTACTATCACCAGCTTCCTCTGCTCCGGCTCACCTCTATCCTTCTACGATGCACTCGGCGGAGTCAACTCACCCAAAGTCTCCGCTCATAACCAACACAACCACCTCCTTGGCTGGTTCTCCGGCCGCCGCCAATCCGCTCTCCGTCCATCCATGAGAGAATTCTCCGTCACAAATTCTCTCTCAAAAATCCcccaatataaattttcaatcaaaaactcttcagaaaccctaattccaTGCGTTTTCATTCTCTTCACCACTCCCTTAACGGACCAACTAATCCACACGCACCAGTACCGCGCGTACCAATTCAACACTTCAAACAAATCCTTTCATGCCAAGTCACTCGACGTGGTTAACATCGGTCCGGCATTTCGAGGACATTACGATAATTTCGCCCCGAACTGTGCGCTGCCGTTGATGAATTGCTCGGCGATGGATGAGGAAAGCTTGAACGCgaagaaggaaaaggaaaatgatcaAAAACAATTGGATTTGTGTACGGAAGGGTTTCGAATTGAGGAGTTGAAACGGCTATTGGGACCCGAGGCGGCGAATTACACAGAAGCTTTGCAGGATTTGTATGAGAAAATGTTGGCTAAAGCTAACATGTTAGCTCAGCTCGTTGAGTCCAGCTCGGCTAAGGTTTTCGAGCTG GAAAACAACAATAGAAAGTTGAGGTACAAGGTTTCCAGGTCTGCTGCAGTGGAGTAA
- the LOC123219644 gene encoding probably inactive leucine-rich repeat receptor-like protein kinase IMK2 has translation MFMENTCCFLNQFHSNKFFIYAHLLLFLLAFTSHSVSGRSWDGVLVTQADFQSLEAIKLELIDFRGVLRSWNDTGSGACSGGWAGIKCVKGKVVAIHLPFKGLGGRISEKIGQLQSLRKLSLHDNVIAGSVPWSLGFLPNLRGVYLFNNRLSGSIPPSIGNCPNLQTLDLSNNALTGTIPASLANSTRLFRLNLSYNSFMGSIPVRLTRLPSLTILDLQHNNLSGSIPNTWGVLAGNNSYQLQFLNLDDNLISGTIPVSLGKLGLLQEISLSHNKIVGLLPDELGKISKLQKIDLSYNAINGSLPVTFTNLTSLVSLNLENNRLGNQIPDGMKKLQNLTALNLKNNKFEGHIPENLGNISGIGQLDLSENNFTGEIPASFVNLANLTSFNVSYNNLSGSVPSLLSKKFNSSSFVGNLQLCGYSISTVCPSLSPHSFSPSPQEVPKHHHHHKLSTKDIILIGVGALLAILLILFCILICCLMKKKSTSKEKSGKSAVGKAVEKEAPVVGPQVESGGEMGGKLVHFDGPFLFTADDLLCATAEIMGKSTYGTAYKATLEDGSQVAVKRLREKTTKGQKEFEAEAAALGKIRHPNLLALRAYYLGPKGEKLLVFDYMAQGSLASFLHARGPETVINWTTRMNIAVGVARGLNYLHTQENMIHGNLTSSNILIDEQTNPHIADVGLNHLMTAAGNTNVIATAGTLGYRAPELLKLKNASTKTDVYSLGVIILELLTGKSPGESMNGMDLPQWVASIVKEEWTNEVFDLELMRDTQTTGDDELLNTLKLALHCVDPSPAARPEVQQVLQQLEEIKPELAAAASSGDDAKVPGLPSE, from the exons ATGTTCATGGAAAATACTTGTTGCTTCCTGAACCAATTTCACAGCAACAAGTTCTTTATCTATGCACATTTGTTATTGTTTCTGCTTGCTTTTACTTCTCATTCTGTTTCAGGCCGTTCATGGGATGGGGTGCTTGTCACTCAAGCAGATTTTCAATCACTTGAAGCCATCAAACTTGAGCTCATAGACTTTAGAGGAGTTCTCCGGAGCTGGAATGATACTGGTTCAGGAGCTTGTTCTGGTGGGTGGGCAGGGATTAAGTGTGTTAAGGGAAAGGTTGTTGCTATTCATCTTCCTTTTAAGGGTCTGGGTGGCAGAATCTCAGAGAAGATTGGTCAGCTTCAATCTTTAAGAAAGCTTAGTCTTCATGATAATGTTATTGCTGGTTCAGTCCCTTGGTCTCTGGGCTTCCTTCCAAATCTCAGAGGGGTTTATCTCTTCAATAACCGGCTTTCCGGTTCAATTCCTCCTTCAATTGGTAACTGTCCTAATCTTCAGACTCTTGATTTAAGTAACAATGCACTTACTGGTACAATTCCTGCTAGTCTTGCTAACTCCACCAGGTTGTTTAGACTTAATTTGAGCTATAATTCCTTCATGGGTTCTATCCCAGTACGTCTTACCAGACTGCCTTCTCTTACTATTCTTGATCTTCAACACAACAATCTCTCTGGTTCTATTCCAAACACGTGGGGTGTTTTAGCAGGAAACAACTCTTACCAACTTCAGTTCTTGAACCTTGATGATAATCTTATCTCTGGAACAATCCCAGTTTCCTTGGGCAAATTGGGATTGCTTCAAGAGATTTCTCTGAGTCATAACAAGATTGTTGGTCTTCTACCTGATGAGCTAGGAAAAATCTCTAAGCTGCAAAAGATAGATTTGTCATACAATGCTATAAATGGCAGCCTTCCTGTTACATTTACCAATCTAACCTCTCTCGTTTCACTAAATCTTGAGAACAACCGCCTTGGTAACCAGATTCCAGACGGAATGAAAAAGTTACAAAACCTTACAGCACTCAacctgaaaaataataaatttgaaggtCATATTCCTGAAAATCTTGGTAACATCTCTGGCATTGGCCAACTCGATTTATCTGAAAACAATTTCACTGGTGAAATCCCTGCTTCATTTGTCAACCTAGCCAATCTTACTTCTTTCAATGTTTCTTACAATAATCTTTCTGGTTCTGTTCCATCTCTCCTCTCTAAGAAGTTCAATTCAAGCTCTTTTGTGGGGAACCTTCAGCTATGTGGCTACAGTATTTCAACTGTATGCCCTTCCCTTTCACCTCACAGTTTTTCACCTTCCCCCCAAGAAGTACCAAAACATCATCATCACCATAAACTCAGCACCAAAGACATTATTCTCATAGGAGTTGGAGCTCTCCTGGCAATTCTACTTATCCTGTTCTGTATTCTGATCTGTTGTCTGATGAAGAAGAAGTCCACTTCAAAAGAAAAGAGTGGTAAATCTGCAGTTGGGAAAGCTGTTGAGAAGGAAGCTCCAGTGGTTGGCCCCCAAGTTGAATCAGGTGGTGAAATGGGTGGGAAATTAGTCCATTTTGATGGTCCATTTTTGTTCACAGCTGATGATTTGTTGTGTGCAACTGCGGAGATAATGGGAAAGAGTACCTATGGAACTGCCTACAAAGCAACATTAGAAGATGGTAGTCAAGTTGCTGTGAAGAGATTAAGGGAGAAGACTACAAAGGGACAGAAAGAGTTTGAAGCTGAGGCTGCCGCTCTTGGAAAGATTCGCCACCCAAATCTCTTAGCCCTCAGGGCCTATTACTTGGGACCAAAAGGAGAGAAACTCCTTGTTTTTGATTACATGGCCCAAGGGAGTCTTGCATCTTTCCTCCATG CTCGTGGGCCAGAAACTGTCATCAATTGGACGACGAGGATGAATATAGCTGTAGGTGTGGCGCGTGGATTAAACTACCTCCATACACAAGAGAACATGATACATGGCAATCTCACATCCAGCAACATACTAATAGACGAGCAGACTAATCCTCACATTGCGGACGTTGGTCTCAATCATTTAATGACTGCTGCTGGCAACACTAATGTTATTGCCACTGCAGGAACACTCGGATACCGGGCACCAGAGCTCTTGAAGCTGAAGAATGCCAGCACGAAGACGGATGTCTACAGTCTAGGAGTGATCATTTTAGAGCTCTTAACTGGGAAGTCCCCTGGTGAGTCAATGAATGGGATGGATTTACCGCAGTGGGTGGCCTCAATTGTGAAGGAGGAATGGACAAATGAGGTGTTTGACTTGGAGCTCATGAGGGATACCCAGACAACAGGGGATGATGAACTGCTTAACACATTAAAATTAGCTCTGCATTGTGTGGATCCATCACCTGCAGCACGTCCAGAAGTTCAACAAGTTCTGCAACAACTAGAGGAGATTAAACCAGAGCTAGCAGCAGCTGCTAGTTCTGGAGATGATGCTAAAGTCCCAGGCCTCCCAAGTGAATAG
- the LOC123219654 gene encoding protein DETOXIFICATION 44, chloroplastic isoform X3 produces MVPVTSWDSNQNLFAISHSLRYNSKMATTTLSHHLLCLYSSSFSSKQFNSSRSRNFTYSVRYKTVLKSSLHEKNTTTTATSLKTPPQKQIPKVIDKPDPKRLTPSDSFSVFFSSLRDGFKLDELGMEIWSIALPAALALAADPIASLVDTAFVGHLGSVELAAVGVSVSVFNLVSKLFNVPLLNITTSFVAEEQALNNQGNGGTSRIGDDYGVEQQGKKHLPSVSASLVLAAGIGIAEAVALSFGSGFLMNIMGVPVDSPMRVPAENFLASRAFGAPPIVIALAAQGAFRGFMDTKTPLYAIGAGNLLNAILDPILIFFFHFGIRGAALATVISEYLITFILLWELNGKVSLISPEIDGGRLISYLKSGGLLIGRTIAVLLTMTLATSMAAREGPVPMAGYQICVQVWLTVSLLNDALALAGQALLATDYSQGNYEEARQVVYRLLQIGLVTGLGLAVILFLGFGAFSHLFSTDSEVLEISLSGIM; encoded by the exons ATGGTTCCAGTTACCTCCTGGGATTCAAATCAGAATCTCTTTGCTATCTCTCATTCTTTAAGGTACAATTCAAAAATGGCCACCACGACTCTCTCGCATCATCTTCTCTGTCTCtactcttcttctttttcttccaaaCAATTCAATTCATCTCGTTCCAGAAACTTCACCTACTCAGTTCGTTACAAAACCGTCCTCAAATCATCACTTCACGAGAAAAACACCACCACTACCGCCACTTCTCTCAAAACTCCACCGCAAAAACAAATTCCTAAAGTGATAGATAAACCCGACCCGAAACGATTGACTCCATCTgattctttttctgttttcttcagcAGTTTGAG AGATGGATTTAAGCTCGATGAATTGGGAATGGAGATATGGTCTATTGCATTACCTGCTGCGTTGGCTTTGGCTGCTGATCCTATTGCGTCACTTGTCGATACAGCTTTTGTTGGTCATTTAG GATCGGTTGAATTGGCAGCAGTTGGGGTTTCAGTGTCTGTGTTTAATTTAGTGTCAAAACTGTTCAATGTTCCATTGCTTAACATAACAACATCCTTTGTTGCTGAAGAGCAGGCATTAAATAATCAGGGTAATGGTGGTACTAGCCGAATTGGTGATG ATTATGGTGTGGAGCAACAAGGCAAGAAACATCTTCCTTCAGTATCAGCTTCTTTAGTGCTTGCGGCTGGCATTGGCATTGCAGAAGCTGTTGCACTCTCTTTTGGCTCAGGTTTCTTAATGAATATCATGGGTGTTCCTGTC GATTCACCTATGCGAGTACCAGCTGAGAATTTTCTTGCATCAAGGGCCTTCGGTGCTCCACCCATTGTAATTGCACTTGCTGCACAAGGTGCTTTTCGCGGTTTTATGGATACAAAGACACCTTTATATGCCATTG GGGCTGGCAATTTACTGAATGCAATCTTGGatccaattttaatatttttctttcattttggcATTCGTGGAGCTGCTCTTGCTACTGTGATTTCTGA atatttaattacttttatcCTTCTTTGGGAATTGAATGGCAAAGTATCATTGATATCCCCGGAAATTGATGGAGGAAGATTAATCAGTTACCTGAAATCTG GTGGTCTTCTGATCGGCAGGACAATAGCAGTCCTTCTGACCATGACACTGGCGACATCCATGGCAGCTAGGGAGGGCCCCGTACCAATGGCTGGTTATCAAATTTGTGTACAAGTTTGGTTGACGGTATCTTTGCTTAATGATGCGCTAGCACTGGCTGGTCAG GCTTTACTTGCCACTGATTACTCTCAAGGGAATTATGAAGAAGCACGCCAGGTGGTTTACAGACTCTTGCAG ATTGGTTTAGTAACCGGATTAGGTTTGGCTGTTATTTTATTCCTTGGATTTGGAGCATTTTCTCATTTATTCAGCACAGATTCAGAAGTTCTGGAAATTTCCTTGTCCGGTATTATG TAG
- the LOC123219654 gene encoding protein DETOXIFICATION 44, chloroplastic isoform X2, protein MVPVTSWDSNQNLFAISHSLRYNSKMATTTLSHHLLCLYSSSFSSKQFNSSRSRNFTYSVRYKTVLKSSLHEKNTTTTATSLKTPPQKQIPKVIDKPDPKRLTPSDSFSVFFSSLRDGFKLDELGMEIWSIALPAALALAADPIASLVDTAFVGHLGSVELAAVGVSVSVFNLVSKLFNVPLLNITTSFVAEEQALNNQDYGVEQQGKKHLPSVSASLVLAAGIGIAEAVALSFGSGFLMNIMGVPVDSPMRVPAENFLASRAFGAPPIVIALAAQGAFRGFMDTKTPLYAIGAGNLLNAILDPILIFFFHFGIRGAALATVISEYLITFILLWELNGKVSLISPEIDGGRLISYLKSGGLLIGRTIAVLLTMTLATSMAAREGPVPMAGYQICVQVWLTVSLLNDALALAGQALLATDYSQGNYEEARQVVYRLLQIGLVTGLGLAVILFLGFGAFSHLFSTDSEVLEISLSGIMFVAGTQPVNALAFVLDGLYYGVSDYEYAAYSMVLVAIISSGFLLVAAPVFGLLGVWTGLFLFMTLRVAFGIWRLRTKSGPWKLVWSEMEQ, encoded by the exons ATGGTTCCAGTTACCTCCTGGGATTCAAATCAGAATCTCTTTGCTATCTCTCATTCTTTAAGGTACAATTCAAAAATGGCCACCACGACTCTCTCGCATCATCTTCTCTGTCTCtactcttcttctttttcttccaaaCAATTCAATTCATCTCGTTCCAGAAACTTCACCTACTCAGTTCGTTACAAAACCGTCCTCAAATCATCACTTCACGAGAAAAACACCACCACTACCGCCACTTCTCTCAAAACTCCACCGCAAAAACAAATTCCTAAAGTGATAGATAAACCCGACCCGAAACGATTGACTCCATCTgattctttttctgttttcttcagcAGTTTGAG AGATGGATTTAAGCTCGATGAATTGGGAATGGAGATATGGTCTATTGCATTACCTGCTGCGTTGGCTTTGGCTGCTGATCCTATTGCGTCACTTGTCGATACAGCTTTTGTTGGTCATTTAG GATCGGTTGAATTGGCAGCAGTTGGGGTTTCAGTGTCTGTGTTTAATTTAGTGTCAAAACTGTTCAATGTTCCATTGCTTAACATAACAACATCCTTTGTTGCTGAAGAGCAGGCATTAAATAATCAGG ATTATGGTGTGGAGCAACAAGGCAAGAAACATCTTCCTTCAGTATCAGCTTCTTTAGTGCTTGCGGCTGGCATTGGCATTGCAGAAGCTGTTGCACTCTCTTTTGGCTCAGGTTTCTTAATGAATATCATGGGTGTTCCTGTC GATTCACCTATGCGAGTACCAGCTGAGAATTTTCTTGCATCAAGGGCCTTCGGTGCTCCACCCATTGTAATTGCACTTGCTGCACAAGGTGCTTTTCGCGGTTTTATGGATACAAAGACACCTTTATATGCCATTG GGGCTGGCAATTTACTGAATGCAATCTTGGatccaattttaatatttttctttcattttggcATTCGTGGAGCTGCTCTTGCTACTGTGATTTCTGA atatttaattacttttatcCTTCTTTGGGAATTGAATGGCAAAGTATCATTGATATCCCCGGAAATTGATGGAGGAAGATTAATCAGTTACCTGAAATCTG GTGGTCTTCTGATCGGCAGGACAATAGCAGTCCTTCTGACCATGACACTGGCGACATCCATGGCAGCTAGGGAGGGCCCCGTACCAATGGCTGGTTATCAAATTTGTGTACAAGTTTGGTTGACGGTATCTTTGCTTAATGATGCGCTAGCACTGGCTGGTCAG GCTTTACTTGCCACTGATTACTCTCAAGGGAATTATGAAGAAGCACGCCAGGTGGTTTACAGACTCTTGCAG ATTGGTTTAGTAACCGGATTAGGTTTGGCTGTTATTTTATTCCTTGGATTTGGAGCATTTTCTCATTTATTCAGCACAGATTCAGAAGTTCTGGAAATTTCCTTGTCCGGTATTATG TTTGTTGCTGGAACTCAGCCAGTGAATGCTCTTGCCTTTGTCCTGGATGGGCTTTATTATGGGGTTTCCGACTATGAATATGCTGCTTACTCTATG GTTCTGGTTGCAATAATCTCATCAGGTTTCCTTCTTGTGGCTGCTCCTGTTTTCGGACTTCTTGGTGTCTGGACTGGGTTATTTCTATTCATGACCTTGCGGGTGGCATTTGGAATTTGGag GTTGAGAACAAAAAGTGGACCATGGAAATTGGTTTGGTCTGAGATGGAGCAGTGA
- the LOC123192725 gene encoding macrophage migration inhibitory factor homolog produces the protein MPCLYISTNVNLDGLDADPIFSAATKAVAEIIGRPENLVMVILKGSVAISFNGNKEPAAYAEIVSMGGINREVKRKLISTLGSILQAKLSIPTARFFLKVYDTTADRTSSRL, from the exons atgcctTGCCTTTATATCTCTACTAACGTCAACCTCGATGGCCTTGACGCTGACCCCATCTTCTCTGCCGCCACGAAAGCCGTTGCAGAGATCATCGGACGTCCCGAAAAT CTGGTTATGGTGATACTGAAGGGGTCAGTGGCGATATCGTTCAATGGGAATAAAGAACCAGCGGCGTACGCAGAGATAGTTTCAATGGGTGGCATTAACAGAGAGGTGAAGAGGAAGCTTATTTCAACTCTTGGTTCAATTTTACAGGCCAAACTGTCGATTCCCACTGCAAGATTCTTCCTCAAGGTTTATGATACGACAGCGGATCGAACCAGCTCCAGATTATGA
- the LOC123219654 gene encoding protein DETOXIFICATION 44, chloroplastic isoform X1: MVPVTSWDSNQNLFAISHSLRYNSKMATTTLSHHLLCLYSSSFSSKQFNSSRSRNFTYSVRYKTVLKSSLHEKNTTTTATSLKTPPQKQIPKVIDKPDPKRLTPSDSFSVFFSSLRDGFKLDELGMEIWSIALPAALALAADPIASLVDTAFVGHLGSVELAAVGVSVSVFNLVSKLFNVPLLNITTSFVAEEQALNNQGNGGTSRIGDDYGVEQQGKKHLPSVSASLVLAAGIGIAEAVALSFGSGFLMNIMGVPVDSPMRVPAENFLASRAFGAPPIVIALAAQGAFRGFMDTKTPLYAIGAGNLLNAILDPILIFFFHFGIRGAALATVISEYLITFILLWELNGKVSLISPEIDGGRLISYLKSGGLLIGRTIAVLLTMTLATSMAAREGPVPMAGYQICVQVWLTVSLLNDALALAGQALLATDYSQGNYEEARQVVYRLLQIGLVTGLGLAVILFLGFGAFSHLFSTDSEVLEISLSGIMFVAGTQPVNALAFVLDGLYYGVSDYEYAAYSMVLVAIISSGFLLVAAPVFGLLGVWTGLFLFMTLRVAFGIWRLRTKSGPWKLVWSEMEQ; this comes from the exons ATGGTTCCAGTTACCTCCTGGGATTCAAATCAGAATCTCTTTGCTATCTCTCATTCTTTAAGGTACAATTCAAAAATGGCCACCACGACTCTCTCGCATCATCTTCTCTGTCTCtactcttcttctttttcttccaaaCAATTCAATTCATCTCGTTCCAGAAACTTCACCTACTCAGTTCGTTACAAAACCGTCCTCAAATCATCACTTCACGAGAAAAACACCACCACTACCGCCACTTCTCTCAAAACTCCACCGCAAAAACAAATTCCTAAAGTGATAGATAAACCCGACCCGAAACGATTGACTCCATCTgattctttttctgttttcttcagcAGTTTGAG AGATGGATTTAAGCTCGATGAATTGGGAATGGAGATATGGTCTATTGCATTACCTGCTGCGTTGGCTTTGGCTGCTGATCCTATTGCGTCACTTGTCGATACAGCTTTTGTTGGTCATTTAG GATCGGTTGAATTGGCAGCAGTTGGGGTTTCAGTGTCTGTGTTTAATTTAGTGTCAAAACTGTTCAATGTTCCATTGCTTAACATAACAACATCCTTTGTTGCTGAAGAGCAGGCATTAAATAATCAGGGTAATGGTGGTACTAGCCGAATTGGTGATG ATTATGGTGTGGAGCAACAAGGCAAGAAACATCTTCCTTCAGTATCAGCTTCTTTAGTGCTTGCGGCTGGCATTGGCATTGCAGAAGCTGTTGCACTCTCTTTTGGCTCAGGTTTCTTAATGAATATCATGGGTGTTCCTGTC GATTCACCTATGCGAGTACCAGCTGAGAATTTTCTTGCATCAAGGGCCTTCGGTGCTCCACCCATTGTAATTGCACTTGCTGCACAAGGTGCTTTTCGCGGTTTTATGGATACAAAGACACCTTTATATGCCATTG GGGCTGGCAATTTACTGAATGCAATCTTGGatccaattttaatatttttctttcattttggcATTCGTGGAGCTGCTCTTGCTACTGTGATTTCTGA atatttaattacttttatcCTTCTTTGGGAATTGAATGGCAAAGTATCATTGATATCCCCGGAAATTGATGGAGGAAGATTAATCAGTTACCTGAAATCTG GTGGTCTTCTGATCGGCAGGACAATAGCAGTCCTTCTGACCATGACACTGGCGACATCCATGGCAGCTAGGGAGGGCCCCGTACCAATGGCTGGTTATCAAATTTGTGTACAAGTTTGGTTGACGGTATCTTTGCTTAATGATGCGCTAGCACTGGCTGGTCAG GCTTTACTTGCCACTGATTACTCTCAAGGGAATTATGAAGAAGCACGCCAGGTGGTTTACAGACTCTTGCAG ATTGGTTTAGTAACCGGATTAGGTTTGGCTGTTATTTTATTCCTTGGATTTGGAGCATTTTCTCATTTATTCAGCACAGATTCAGAAGTTCTGGAAATTTCCTTGTCCGGTATTATG TTTGTTGCTGGAACTCAGCCAGTGAATGCTCTTGCCTTTGTCCTGGATGGGCTTTATTATGGGGTTTCCGACTATGAATATGCTGCTTACTCTATG GTTCTGGTTGCAATAATCTCATCAGGTTTCCTTCTTGTGGCTGCTCCTGTTTTCGGACTTCTTGGTGTCTGGACTGGGTTATTTCTATTCATGACCTTGCGGGTGGCATTTGGAATTTGGag GTTGAGAACAAAAAGTGGACCATGGAAATTGGTTTGGTCTGAGATGGAGCAGTGA
- the LOC123219701 gene encoding macrophage migration inhibitory factor homolog isoform X2: MPCLNLSTNVNLDGVDTSSILSEATSTVASIIGKPEAYVMVVLKGSVPIAFGGTEQPAAYGELVSIGGLSPDVNKKLSGAIAAILEKKLSVPKNRYFLKFYDSKGSNFGWNGSTF, from the exons ATGCCTTGCTTGAACCTTTCAACTAACGTTAACCTTGATGGCGTCGACACGTCGTCTATCCTCTCTGAGGCCACCTCCACCGTCGCCAGCATTATCGGCAAACCTGAGGCC TATGTGATGGTTGTGTTGAAGGGATCAGTACCTATAGCATTTGGAGGAACTGAGCAGCCAGCTGCTTACGGTGAATTGGTGTCCATTGGTGGTCTTTCCCCTGATGTGAACAAGAAACTAAGTGGTGCGATTGCCGCAATCCTTGAGAAGAAGTTGTCAGTGCCCAAAAATCGATATTTCCTCAAATTCTATGATTCCAAG GGCTCCAACTTTGGATGGAATGGGTCCACCTTCTAA